A single genomic interval of Dysidea avara chromosome 8, odDysAvar1.4, whole genome shotgun sequence harbors:
- the LOC136263341 gene encoding hyaluronidase-1-like isoform X1, producing the protein MTQTSMCLLLLYIVNAATLPDWPYAAVWNCATILCVHKGVPLFNVTKFDILQNINDSRMGQYITLFPGIGKMPVINNGEYINGGIPQLGDLAAHVSNASQDIQRLIPDEDYDGLAVLDFETWRPLFEHNFDSMSIYQKASVDLVKQQYPNWTDNDLILATAKAQWDAAAQLFMESTLMVGHQLRPRALWGYYEFPRCYGNIVDLQCDSGSQESNDKLMWLYEASTALFPSLYLSALHNSTGSHMQVAYMKEAQRVVSQRSAPIPIYPYTQYLYERSQLFLDDVANGLSSSRYSRRDRQVMGYLFQVIGPDDLLLSYLIPALSGASGVVIWGGTDTVANPFICEQAKLYVDQTLGPTLQWITEWTQQCSRDHCSGNGHCVTISDSFKINPFTEPTDDLISCDCYINYSGKNCSIKYVNII; encoded by the exons ATGACTCAAACTTCGATGTGTTTACTTCTCCTCTACATTGTTAATGCAGCAACGCTTCCAGATTGGCCGTACGCCGCTGTGTGGAACTGCGCTACTATATTGTGCGTCCATAAAGGTGTCCCTCTGTTCAACGTGACAAAATTTGACATTTTGCAAAACATTAATGATTCACGGATGGGACAGTACATAACCTTGTTCCCTGGGATAGGCAAGATGCCAGTGATTAACAATGGAGAGTACATTAATGGAGGAATACCTCAATTGGGAGATCTAGCAGCTCACGTGAGCAATGCATCACAGGATATACAACGGTTGATCCCAGATGAAGATTATGATGGACTTGCTGTACTTGACTTTGAGACATGGCGGCCACTATTTGAGCACAATTTCGATAGCATGTCAATCTACCAAAAAGCTTCAGTTGATTTAGTAAAGCAGCAATACCCTAATTGGACAGACAACGACCTTATTCTTGCTACTGCTAAAGCACAATGGGATGCTGCAGCTCAATTGTTCATGGAGAGTACTTTAATGGTTGGACATCAATTGAGACCTCGTGCACTATGGGGTTACTACGAGTTTCCACGTTGCTATGGGAACATAGTCGACCTCCAGTGTGACTCAGGTTCACAGGAAAGTAATGACAAACTGATGTGGCTGTACGAGGCAAGCACAGCACTGTTCCCATCACTATATCTCA GTGCACTTCATAACAGCACGGGTAGCCACATGCAAGTTGCGTACATGAAGGAAGCACAGAGAGTAGTGTCCCAAAGAAGTGCCCCTATTCCAATCTATCCTTACACACAGTATCTGTATGAACGATCTCAGCTATTTCTGGATGAT GTAGCTAACGGCCTCTCATCATCTCGCTACTCCAGAAGGGATAGGCAGGTCATGGGATATTTATTCCAGGTTATAGGGCCA GAcgacttgctgcttagctaccTTATCCCTGCTTTATCTGGAGCCAGTGGTGTGGTGATTTGGGGTGGCACAGATACCGTGGCCAATCCTTTCATCTGCGAACAAGCTAAACTGTATGTTGACCAGACTCTGGGCCCAACACTGCAATGGATTACAGAGTGGACACAACAGTGCAGCAGGGATCACTGCAGTGGCAATGGACACTGCGTAACCATCAGTGATTCTTTTAAAATAAACCCTTTTACAGAACCAACTGATGATTTAATAtcttgtgactgttatattaattACTCTGGGAAGAACTGCTCTATTAAATATGTAAATATCATTTAA
- the LOC136263341 gene encoding hyaluronidase-1-like isoform X3, producing the protein MTQTSMCLLLLYIVNAATLPDWPYAAVWNCATILCVHKGVPLFNVTKFDILQNINDSRMGQYITLFPGIGKMPVINNGEYINGGIPQLGDLAAHVSNASQDIQRLIPDEDYDGLAVLDFETWRPLFEHNFDSMSIYQKASVDLVKQQYPNWTDNDLILATAKAQWDAAAQLFMESTLMVGHQLRPRALWGYYEFPRCYGNIVDLQCDSGSQESNDKLMWLYEASTALFPSLYLSALHNSTGSHMQVAYMKEAQRVVSQRSAPIPIYPYTQYLYERSQLFLDDDDLLLSYLIPALSGASGVVIWGGTDTVANPFICEQAKLYVDQTLGPTLQWITEWTQQCSRDHCSGNGHCVTISDSFKINPFTEPTDDLISCDCYINYSGKNCSIKYVNII; encoded by the exons ATGACTCAAACTTCGATGTGTTTACTTCTCCTCTACATTGTTAATGCAGCAACGCTTCCAGATTGGCCGTACGCCGCTGTGTGGAACTGCGCTACTATATTGTGCGTCCATAAAGGTGTCCCTCTGTTCAACGTGACAAAATTTGACATTTTGCAAAACATTAATGATTCACGGATGGGACAGTACATAACCTTGTTCCCTGGGATAGGCAAGATGCCAGTGATTAACAATGGAGAGTACATTAATGGAGGAATACCTCAATTGGGAGATCTAGCAGCTCACGTGAGCAATGCATCACAGGATATACAACGGTTGATCCCAGATGAAGATTATGATGGACTTGCTGTACTTGACTTTGAGACATGGCGGCCACTATTTGAGCACAATTTCGATAGCATGTCAATCTACCAAAAAGCTTCAGTTGATTTAGTAAAGCAGCAATACCCTAATTGGACAGACAACGACCTTATTCTTGCTACTGCTAAAGCACAATGGGATGCTGCAGCTCAATTGTTCATGGAGAGTACTTTAATGGTTGGACATCAATTGAGACCTCGTGCACTATGGGGTTACTACGAGTTTCCACGTTGCTATGGGAACATAGTCGACCTCCAGTGTGACTCAGGTTCACAGGAAAGTAATGACAAACTGATGTGGCTGTACGAGGCAAGCACAGCACTGTTCCCATCACTATATCTCA GTGCACTTCATAACAGCACGGGTAGCCACATGCAAGTTGCGTACATGAAGGAAGCACAGAGAGTAGTGTCCCAAAGAAGTGCCCCTATTCCAATCTATCCTTACACACAGTATCTGTATGAACGATCTCAGCTATTTCTGGATGAT GAcgacttgctgcttagctaccTTATCCCTGCTTTATCTGGAGCCAGTGGTGTGGTGATTTGGGGTGGCACAGATACCGTGGCCAATCCTTTCATCTGCGAACAAGCTAAACTGTATGTTGACCAGACTCTGGGCCCAACACTGCAATGGATTACAGAGTGGACACAACAGTGCAGCAGGGATCACTGCAGTGGCAATGGACACTGCGTAACCATCAGTGATTCTTTTAAAATAAACCCTTTTACAGAACCAACTGATGATTTAATAtcttgtgactgttatattaattACTCTGGGAAGAACTGCTCTATTAAATATGTAAATATCATTTAA
- the LOC136263341 gene encoding hyaluronidase-1-like isoform X2, producing the protein MTQTSMCLLLLYIVNAATLPDWPYAAVWNCATILCVHKGVPLFNVTKFDILQNINDSRMGQYITLFPGIGKMPVINNGEYINGGIPQLGDLAAHVSNASQDIQRLIPDEDYDGLAVLDFETWRPLFEHNFDSMSIYQKASVDLVKQQYPNWTDNDLILATAKAQWDAAAQLFMESTLMVGHQLRPRALWGYYEFPRCYGNIVDLQCDSGSQESNDKLMWLYEASTALFPSLYLSALHNSTGSHMQVAYMKEAQRVVSQRSAPIPIYPYTQYLYERSQLFLDDVANGLSSSRYSRRDRQVMGYLFQDDLLLSYLIPALSGASGVVIWGGTDTVANPFICEQAKLYVDQTLGPTLQWITEWTQQCSRDHCSGNGHCVTISDSFKINPFTEPTDDLISCDCYINYSGKNCSIKYVNII; encoded by the exons ATGACTCAAACTTCGATGTGTTTACTTCTCCTCTACATTGTTAATGCAGCAACGCTTCCAGATTGGCCGTACGCCGCTGTGTGGAACTGCGCTACTATATTGTGCGTCCATAAAGGTGTCCCTCTGTTCAACGTGACAAAATTTGACATTTTGCAAAACATTAATGATTCACGGATGGGACAGTACATAACCTTGTTCCCTGGGATAGGCAAGATGCCAGTGATTAACAATGGAGAGTACATTAATGGAGGAATACCTCAATTGGGAGATCTAGCAGCTCACGTGAGCAATGCATCACAGGATATACAACGGTTGATCCCAGATGAAGATTATGATGGACTTGCTGTACTTGACTTTGAGACATGGCGGCCACTATTTGAGCACAATTTCGATAGCATGTCAATCTACCAAAAAGCTTCAGTTGATTTAGTAAAGCAGCAATACCCTAATTGGACAGACAACGACCTTATTCTTGCTACTGCTAAAGCACAATGGGATGCTGCAGCTCAATTGTTCATGGAGAGTACTTTAATGGTTGGACATCAATTGAGACCTCGTGCACTATGGGGTTACTACGAGTTTCCACGTTGCTATGGGAACATAGTCGACCTCCAGTGTGACTCAGGTTCACAGGAAAGTAATGACAAACTGATGTGGCTGTACGAGGCAAGCACAGCACTGTTCCCATCACTATATCTCA GTGCACTTCATAACAGCACGGGTAGCCACATGCAAGTTGCGTACATGAAGGAAGCACAGAGAGTAGTGTCCCAAAGAAGTGCCCCTATTCCAATCTATCCTTACACACAGTATCTGTATGAACGATCTCAGCTATTTCTGGATGAT GTAGCTAACGGCCTCTCATCATCTCGCTACTCCAGAAGGGATAGGCAGGTCATGGGATATTTATTCCAG GAcgacttgctgcttagctaccTTATCCCTGCTTTATCTGGAGCCAGTGGTGTGGTGATTTGGGGTGGCACAGATACCGTGGCCAATCCTTTCATCTGCGAACAAGCTAAACTGTATGTTGACCAGACTCTGGGCCCAACACTGCAATGGATTACAGAGTGGACACAACAGTGCAGCAGGGATCACTGCAGTGGCAATGGACACTGCGTAACCATCAGTGATTCTTTTAAAATAAACCCTTTTACAGAACCAACTGATGATTTAATAtcttgtgactgttatattaattACTCTGGGAAGAACTGCTCTATTAAATATGTAAATATCATTTAA